A region from the Halobellus litoreus genome encodes:
- a CDS encoding SAM-dependent methyltransferase, with protein MTDRVRRPPTFADACEAVLSAPTAAHSEHTTLAPIRLRSIPDGWVERRERLVTGRLPADVDRVLELGSGVGALLRPLGERYEAVGVDERLAHLRFSQARGATAVRGAPTRPPVRSVFDAVYAVEEAVGRASAVDLCVAAARSLRPGGIAVVAAPTDPAAVAEPGIQTYRGSRYRLERAVDVAGEELVVDYRVTDQQTGETAVVTDRRTVETTTADGLTGALRTAGFEAVLVSGESDLPGVVVGRGVRPVETGVPTAELDG; from the coding sequence ATGACCGACCGAGTGCGACGCCCCCCGACGTTCGCCGACGCCTGCGAGGCCGTCCTCTCTGCCCCGACGGCGGCGCACTCCGAGCACACGACGCTCGCCCCGATCCGCCTGCGCTCGATTCCGGACGGCTGGGTCGAGCGACGGGAGCGGCTCGTCACCGGGCGACTGCCGGCGGACGTCGATCGGGTACTCGAACTCGGCAGCGGCGTCGGCGCGCTCCTCCGACCGCTGGGTGAGCGGTACGAGGCGGTCGGCGTCGACGAGCGCCTCGCGCATCTCCGGTTTTCACAGGCCCGCGGCGCGACCGCCGTCCGCGGAGCGCCGACTCGACCCCCCGTTCGATCCGTCTTCGATGCGGTCTACGCCGTCGAAGAGGCGGTCGGGCGAGCGTCCGCCGTCGATCTCTGCGTGGCGGCCGCTCGCTCGCTCCGTCCCGGCGGAATCGCCGTCGTCGCCGCCCCGACCGATCCGGCCGCCGTGGCCGAACCCGGCATCCAGACCTACCGCGGATCGCGCTACCGCCTCGAACGGGCGGTCGACGTCGCGGGCGAGGAACTCGTCGTCGACTACCGAGTGACCGACCAACAGACGGGAGAGACCGCGGTGGTGACGGACCGTCGAACCGTCGAGACGACGACGGCCGACGGCCTCACGGGCGCGCTCCGGACGGCCGGTTTCGAGGCGGTGCTGGTCTCCGGCGAGAGCGACCTGCCCGGTGTCGTCGTCGGTCGCGGGGTGCGGCCGGTCGAGACGGGCGTTCCGACGGCCGAGTTGGACGGGTGA
- a CDS encoding DUF5816 domain-containing protein, with amino-acid sequence MAVELDAIETPDGETVYVDRSDAERGAKGPFFVVYATPDATDRWGFFCANCESTDNAMDTMGRIECNVCGNIRKPDEWDAAHE; translated from the coding sequence ATGGCCGTAGAACTCGACGCCATCGAGACGCCCGACGGCGAGACCGTGTACGTCGACCGATCGGACGCCGAACGCGGCGCGAAGGGACCGTTCTTCGTCGTGTACGCCACCCCCGACGCGACGGACCGATGGGGATTCTTCTGCGCGAACTGCGAGTCGACCGACAACGCGATGGACACGATGGGGCGCATCGAGTGCAACGTCTGCGGCAACATCCGGAAGCCCGACGAGTGGGACGCGGCCCACGAGTGA
- a CDS encoding FAD-dependent oxidoreductase produces MTLATIPRYGRSRVDVMGDHAVVVGASIAGLLTARVLADAFATVTVIDRDRMPTDPVARPGVPQSLHPHALLEAGRATIEDLLPGCAEDVISAGGVLTDFASDVRFYTGGGVLAPGPTRLETVSVSRPVFEHVVRQRVSDIDTVDIRSNCHCADYLLDSSGTTVEGVRIRQDGDSRELRADVVVDATGRASRTPAWLEDHGYPSPMVDEVKIDMAYSTTFVQRPPDDRRTYLVPPSSPRTRGGMAAPVDGDRWIVNLQGVHGEQPPTDRDEFVEYAASLPVPELKQILEDHPWAATEIEYYPFPTNRRHHYERLDRFPGGLLVVGDAIASFNPVYAQGMSVAALEALMLHHSLADGREDLASRFFERTAPTVDAAWNLAVGADFEFAQTEGPKPRGTAFFNWYLNRLLRGARVDGVLTDAFVRVLMMERPPSTLLRPAILRRVLTPRWRLDRSESPRLNRQQEQASSVSTR; encoded by the coding sequence ATGACCCTGGCGACGATTCCCCGGTACGGCCGATCAAGGGTCGACGTGATGGGTGACCACGCGGTGGTGGTCGGCGCGAGTATAGCCGGGTTGTTGACCGCGCGCGTCCTGGCCGATGCGTTTGCGACCGTCACGGTCATCGATCGCGACCGGATGCCCACGGATCCCGTCGCACGCCCGGGCGTGCCCCAGTCGCTCCATCCGCACGCCCTGCTGGAAGCCGGACGCGCGACCATCGAGGACCTCCTTCCGGGGTGTGCGGAGGACGTGATTTCGGCCGGGGGTGTGCTCACCGATTTCGCGAGCGACGTTCGGTTCTACACCGGGGGCGGGGTCCTCGCGCCGGGGCCGACCCGGCTCGAGACCGTGTCGGTCAGTCGGCCGGTCTTCGAACACGTCGTTCGGCAACGCGTGTCCGACATCGACACCGTCGACATCCGGTCGAACTGCCACTGCGCCGACTATCTGCTCGACAGTTCGGGAACGACCGTCGAAGGCGTCCGAATCCGACAGGACGGGGATAGTCGGGAACTCCGCGCCGACGTCGTCGTGGACGCCACCGGCCGTGCGAGCAGGACTCCAGCGTGGCTCGAGGATCACGGCTATCCGTCGCCGATGGTCGACGAAGTGAAAATCGATATGGCTTACAGCACCACCTTCGTCCAGCGACCGCCAGACGACCGTCGGACCTATCTCGTTCCCCCGTCTTCCCCTCGAACCCGCGGTGGGATGGCCGCGCCCGTCGACGGCGACCGCTGGATCGTGAATCTGCAGGGCGTCCACGGCGAGCAGCCCCCGACCGACCGCGACGAGTTCGTCGAGTACGCGGCGAGCCTCCCGGTGCCGGAACTGAAACAGATTCTCGAAGATCACCCGTGGGCGGCCACCGAGATCGAGTACTACCCGTTCCCCACCAACCGACGGCACCACTACGAGCGTCTCGATCGGTTCCCCGGCGGACTGCTCGTCGTCGGGGACGCGATCGCGAGTTTCAATCCGGTGTACGCGCAGGGGATGTCGGTGGCGGCACTCGAAGCCCTGATGCTCCATCACAGTCTCGCAGACGGTCGCGAAGACCTCGCGTCCCGGTTTTTCGAGCGCACGGCGCCGACCGTCGACGCCGCCTGGAATCTGGCGGTCGGGGCCGATTTCGAGTTCGCCCAGACGGAAGGACCGAAACCTCGCGGCACGGCCTTCTTCAACTGGTATCTGAATCGATTACTCCGCGGTGCACGCGTCGACGGCGTCTTGACGGACGCCTTCGTTCGAGTTCTGATGATGGAACGACCTCCCAGCACGCTGTTGCGGCCGGCCATCCTTCGACGAGTGCTTACCCCTCGGTGGCGTCTCGATCGGTCGGAATCCCCCCGGCTGAACCGCCAGCAGGAGCAGGCCTCCTCGGTGAGCACACGCTGA
- a CDS encoding universal stress protein — MYETILVPTDGSEQADAALDHAVSLARAHDATVHLLYVADSNRDSVTTLGGEVVDALEGEGERILEEATERLDPSVDVVDAIETGGPVETILDYADLVDADVIVMGTHGRRGIDRYLLGSTTERVVRLSSVPVLTIREE, encoded by the coding sequence ATGTACGAGACGATACTCGTTCCGACCGACGGCAGCGAGCAGGCCGACGCGGCCCTGGATCACGCGGTGTCGCTCGCTCGGGCGCACGACGCCACGGTCCACCTCCTGTACGTCGCCGACAGCAACCGCGACAGCGTCACGACGCTCGGCGGCGAAGTCGTCGACGCGCTCGAAGGCGAGGGCGAGCGAATCCTCGAAGAGGCGACCGAACGGCTCGATCCCAGCGTAGACGTCGTCGACGCCATCGAGACCGGCGGTCCCGTCGAGACGATTCTGGACTACGCCGACCTGGTCGACGCCGACGTGATCGTGATGGGAACGCACGGTCGCCGCGGCATCGACCGCTACCTCCTCGGGAGCACGACCGAGCGGGTCGTCAGACTCTCGTCGGTGCCGGTCCTGACCATCCGCGAGGAGTGA
- a CDS encoding dodecin, whose protein sequence is MVFKKVTLIGRSGASFDEAVDDAINRAEETLDNVHWIEVDELGVEVASVEDREYQAEVTVAFQLRDGE, encoded by the coding sequence ATGGTGTTCAAAAAGGTAACCCTGATCGGTCGGAGTGGAGCGAGTTTCGACGAAGCGGTCGACGACGCGATCAACCGAGCGGAGGAGACGCTCGACAACGTCCACTGGATCGAGGTGGACGAACTCGGCGTCGAAGTCGCGTCGGTCGAAGACCGGGAGTACCAGGCGGAAGTCACGGTCGCCTTCCAACTCCGAGACGGCGAGTAG
- a CDS encoding DUF7116 family protein — protein MPPVSMPLSEDARTIFSRLGYSISGDGSDFVAERKWRTVRVTALSDGEDLNGRRALADGGEPSDTYRFRCFVAPKSETGDVQNRLASVDPAYEWAVIGVGDDGEYDVHLPDAS, from the coding sequence ATGCCCCCTGTCAGCATGCCTCTCTCGGAGGACGCCCGGACGATTTTCAGTCGGCTGGGCTACAGCATCTCGGGCGACGGATCGGACTTCGTCGCCGAGCGAAAGTGGCGCACGGTCCGCGTCACGGCGCTTTCGGACGGCGAAGATCTGAACGGACGCCGCGCGCTCGCGGACGGTGGCGAGCCGTCGGACACGTATCGATTCCGATGCTTCGTCGCACCCAAATCTGAGACAGGGGACGTACAGAACCGACTCGCGAGTGTCGATCCCGCCTACGAGTGGGCCGTGATCGGCGTCGGCGACGACGGGGAGTACGACGTCCACCTGCCGGACGCCAGCTAA
- a CDS encoding winged helix-turn-helix domain-containing protein, whose amino-acid sequence MMGRADGGTPDALAPDDAFTLVGNETRIGILRALWAVYDPYAADNAVPFSELVDRVGAEDTGNFNYHLGKLTGHFVRRTDTGYELTAPGFKIVRAIIAGGVTRDPVVESTPVGATCDRCGSTVEITYEDGTVWARCSTCDGYWPQRGGEIFGFSLPPEGLRDRSPEEIFDATIGYSIRRFETMIDGICPECGGSVDTSLAVCEDHDDDGICEACGSRFLGILTCVCVSCKFAWRCPSYAWVSNHPALVSFYYRHGVEHVPSTWAAIKRGLGWREERISTDSPSLRLTVEQDGERLRFVIDHVGAVTEVDA is encoded by the coding sequence ATGATGGGCCGAGCAGACGGGGGGACCCCCGACGCACTTGCCCCGGACGATGCGTTCACGCTGGTCGGTAACGAGACGAGAATCGGTATCCTCCGCGCACTGTGGGCGGTTTACGATCCCTACGCGGCCGACAACGCCGTCCCGTTCTCCGAACTCGTCGACCGGGTCGGGGCCGAAGACACGGGGAATTTCAACTATCACCTGGGAAAGTTGACGGGGCATTTCGTTCGTCGGACTGACACCGGCTACGAGTTGACCGCTCCCGGATTCAAGATCGTCCGGGCGATTATCGCCGGCGGGGTCACCAGGGATCCGGTAGTGGAGTCGACCCCCGTGGGTGCCACCTGTGATCGGTGCGGGAGTACGGTGGAGATAACCTACGAAGACGGCACGGTATGGGCGCGGTGCAGCACGTGTGACGGATACTGGCCACAGCGGGGTGGCGAGATCTTCGGGTTCAGCCTTCCCCCGGAGGGTCTTCGCGATCGTTCCCCCGAGGAGATTTTCGACGCCACCATCGGCTACTCCATCCGCCGGTTCGAAACGATGATCGACGGGATTTGTCCCGAGTGTGGTGGCTCCGTCGACACGTCGCTCGCAGTCTGCGAAGATCACGACGACGACGGAATCTGTGAGGCCTGCGGATCGCGGTTCCTGGGCATCCTCACGTGCGTTTGCGTTTCCTGCAAGTTCGCCTGGCGGTGTCCCAGTTACGCGTGGGTGAGCAACCATCCGGCGCTCGTCTCCTTCTACTACCGTCACGGTGTCGAACACGTTCCCAGCACCTGGGCCGCGATCAAACGGGGCTTGGGGTGGCGAGAGGAGCGCATCTCGACGGACTCACCTTCCCTCCGACTGACTGTCGAACAGGACGGAGAGCGGCTCCGCTTCGTGATCGATCACGTCGGAGCGGTCACCGAGGTTGACGCGTAA
- a CDS encoding universal stress protein, translated as MTRVVVPVRYPLSKHSRATLAEAVRIAEEREAELTVLHVDLYQESRDVTRAELKRAVESEFGPLERTRYVVRSGFLVEETILEEVAADAADVVVLGSKQASRWRTMLRRFLDDPDIETYLREKLDCTVVTARAEE; from the coding sequence ATGACTCGCGTCGTGGTCCCCGTTCGGTACCCGCTGTCGAAGCACTCCCGGGCGACGCTCGCGGAGGCCGTCCGGATCGCGGAGGAACGCGAAGCCGAGTTGACCGTGCTTCACGTCGACCTCTACCAGGAGAGCCGCGACGTGACGCGAGCGGAACTGAAGCGGGCCGTCGAGTCCGAGTTCGGCCCGCTGGAGCGGACGCGCTACGTCGTCCGCAGCGGGTTCCTCGTCGAGGAGACGATCCTAGAGGAGGTCGCCGCGGACGCCGCCGACGTCGTCGTCCTCGGCTCGAAGCAGGCCAGTCGCTGGCGGACGATGCTGCGCCGCTTCCTCGACGACCCCGACATCGAGACGTACCTCCGGGAGAAACTGGACTGCACGGTCGTCACCGCTCGCGCCGAGGAGTGA
- a CDS encoding bifunctional metallophosphatase/5'-nucleotidase — protein MPRLLHYSDVENVYDDPVRVGRLAGALRSRNGDDALVCGTGDNTSPGVLALIERGRQALDLFRAVDADVETFGNHDFDFGPEATRSIVAAAPQTWVSANVHESGGERFAAPDVVPHAVREVGGVRIGLFGVTDPATPSLNPMAGELRFSDPYDAAEAAVDELRTAGVDRVVALSHLGGGDDELARRVDVDVILGGHVHAERRERVADTLLLRPGANGHAIFEVTFETDGPIDVERHETADAPVADDVVSALRGRVDAAGLDETVARVDRPLDRSDATVFGGECRIGNLVADAYRWSLDADVGLQNSGGIRDGPPLSGAVSVADLVSVIPFEERVVRAELTGAELQRVFRESAAAVVDFGEPGWWHGHFSGAEIRWDDGAAELLDARVGGDPVDPDRRYTVATSAYVLHSDHEFPTLQERHRCGEGDIQFEVLAEYAREFGIDAAVEGRIRRVSGAETSTSASSE, from the coding sequence ATGCCGCGTCTCCTCCACTACTCCGACGTCGAAAACGTCTACGACGATCCGGTTCGGGTCGGTCGCCTCGCGGGGGCGCTCCGGTCGCGAAACGGTGACGACGCCCTCGTCTGCGGAACGGGTGACAACACCTCGCCGGGCGTCCTCGCCCTGATCGAACGCGGTCGGCAGGCGCTCGATCTCTTCCGTGCGGTCGACGCGGACGTCGAGACGTTCGGCAACCACGACTTCGACTTCGGACCCGAAGCGACGCGGTCGATCGTCGCCGCCGCCCCCCAGACGTGGGTGTCGGCGAACGTCCACGAGTCCGGCGGGGAGCGCTTCGCCGCGCCCGACGTGGTCCCGCACGCGGTCAGGGAGGTCGGCGGCGTCCGGATCGGTCTCTTCGGCGTCACCGATCCGGCGACGCCGTCGTTGAATCCGATGGCCGGCGAACTCCGCTTTTCGGACCCCTACGACGCCGCCGAAGCAGCCGTCGACGAACTTCGGACAGCAGGAGTCGACCGCGTCGTCGCGCTCTCACACCTCGGCGGCGGCGACGACGAACTCGCACGGCGCGTCGACGTCGACGTTATCCTCGGCGGTCACGTCCACGCCGAACGCCGCGAGCGGGTGGCGGACACGCTCCTGCTCCGCCCCGGCGCGAACGGCCACGCGATCTTCGAGGTGACCTTCGAGACGGACGGCCCGATCGACGTCGAGCGCCACGAGACCGCCGACGCACCGGTCGCCGACGACGTCGTGTCCGCGCTCCGGGGACGCGTCGACGCCGCTGGCCTCGACGAGACGGTCGCCCGCGTCGACCGGCCGCTCGACAGGAGCGACGCCACCGTGTTCGGCGGCGAGTGCCGGATCGGCAACCTCGTCGCCGACGCGTACCGCTGGTCGCTCGACGCCGACGTGGGGCTGCAGAACAGCGGCGGGATCCGCGACGGACCGCCGCTCTCCGGCGCGGTGTCCGTCGCCGACCTGGTGAGCGTCATCCCTTTCGAGGAGCGCGTCGTCCGGGCGGAACTCACCGGCGCGGAACTGCAACGCGTGTTCCGCGAGTCCGCGGCCGCCGTCGTCGACTTCGGCGAACCGGGATGGTGGCACGGGCACTTCTCGGGCGCGGAGATCCGGTGGGACGACGGGGCGGCGGAATTGCTCGACGCCCGGGTCGGCGGCGACCCCGTCGACCCGGACCGGCGATACACCGTCGCGACCTCCGCGTACGTCCTCCACAGCGACCACGAGTTCCCGACGCTCCAGGAGCGGCACAGGTGCGGGGAAGGCGACATCCAGTTCGAGGTGCTGGCCGAGTACGCGCGGGAGTTCGGGATCGACGCCGCGGTCGAGGGGCGGATCCGACGCGTGTCGGGGGCGGAGACGAGCACCTCGGCGTCGTCGGAGTGA
- a CDS encoding HesB/IscA family protein, which yields MSTETADGGGDGDTAVTVTQDAAAEAIRLIESEGLDTDEAGLRLFVQQGGCAGLSYGMRFDNEPEPDDAIVEQHGLRVFVDPASQNYVGGSTLRYEGGLQGAGFHVENPNVVSECGCGESFRT from the coding sequence ATGAGTACCGAGACCGCAGACGGAGGCGGCGACGGCGACACCGCCGTGACCGTCACGCAGGACGCCGCGGCGGAGGCGATTCGGCTCATCGAGTCGGAGGGACTCGACACCGACGAGGCCGGGCTTCGGCTGTTCGTCCAGCAGGGCGGCTGTGCGGGGCTCTCCTACGGAATGCGATTCGACAACGAGCCCGAACCCGACGACGCGATCGTCGAACAGCACGGGCTCCGCGTCTTCGTCGACCCGGCGAGCCAGAACTACGTCGGCGGGTCGACGCTCCGCTACGAGGGCGGTCTCCAGGGGGCGGGATTCCACGTGGAGAACCCCAACGTCGTCAGCGAGTGCGGCTGCGGCGAGTCGTTCCGAACGTGA
- a CDS encoding HpcH/HpaI aldolase family protein: MVEDFPSRLRGREPVAGCWLSIGHPASAELLAGVGFDFAVLDGEHTEMTLGALATVLRAVEAAGTDTVPIVRVASNDPIEVKRVLDLGPAGVMVPAVETAAEAERAVDACTYRPHGRRGVAGYRAADYGANLQSYVESASEEILTIVQVESAAGVENVADIAAVDGVDALFIGPADLSASLGAFGEYDSEPVRSAVDRIVSAADAENRPVGTLATSRDEVAARDEWGVDFLAMGPDLAFLAESASGYLTEYRDRHE, from the coding sequence ATGGTCGAGGACTTCCCGTCGAGACTCCGCGGTCGCGAACCGGTCGCCGGCTGTTGGCTCTCGATCGGACATCCGGCGAGCGCCGAACTCCTCGCCGGAGTCGGATTCGACTTCGCCGTCCTCGATGGCGAACACACGGAGATGACACTCGGGGCGCTGGCGACGGTGCTCCGGGCCGTCGAGGCCGCGGGCACCGACACCGTCCCGATCGTTCGAGTGGCGTCGAACGACCCCATCGAAGTGAAGCGGGTGCTCGATCTGGGTCCCGCGGGCGTGATGGTGCCGGCCGTCGAGACCGCCGCGGAGGCCGAACGGGCCGTCGACGCCTGTACCTACCGCCCCCACGGACGGCGCGGCGTGGCGGGGTACCGCGCCGCCGACTACGGGGCGAACCTCCAGTCGTACGTCGAGTCCGCGAGCGAGGAGATCCTCACGATCGTCCAAGTGGAGTCCGCGGCGGGTGTGGAGAACGTCGCGGACATCGCCGCCGTCGACGGCGTCGACGCCCTGTTTATCGGGCCCGCGGACCTCTCGGCGTCCCTGGGCGCGTTCGGCGAGTACGACAGCGAACCGGTGCGGAGCGCCGTCGATCGGATCGTGAGCGCGGCCGACGCCGAGAACCGTCCGGTCGGGACGCTCGCGACGAGTAGAGACGAGGTCGCCGCGCGGGACGAGTGGGGCGTCGACTTCCTGGCGATGGGGCCCGATCTGGCGTTCCTCGCCGAGAGCGCGAGCGGCTACCTGACCGAGTACCGCGACCGACACGAGTGA